A genome region from Gymnogyps californianus isolate 813 chromosome 4, ASM1813914v2, whole genome shotgun sequence includes the following:
- the LOC127016269 gene encoding uncharacterized protein LOC127016269 → MGCLPCPGGQEALQEASEECVPCLPGTFKGPSDNKCKLCRTGEYQLQRGKETCDLCPENHYCPSPDVNPVKCPPDAFCPAGSTEPAYCMEVFLYKAGDSCQLTPLMVILLAVFSAGAILAVFLIILRRRQEYSKKSLKSLLLPRGSGQHTTYGGTEHTEPVYAGW, encoded by the exons ATGGGGTGTCTGCCTTGCCCTGGGGGGCAAGAGGCTCTTCAGGAGGCGTCGGAAGAGTGCGTGCCCTGCCTGCCAG GTACGTTCAAAGGTCCCAGTGACAACAAATGCAAGCTCTGCAGGACAGGAGAATACCAATTACAGCGGGGCAAGGAGACCTGTGACCTGTGCCCAGAAAATCACTACTGCCCT AGCCCAGATGTGAACCCGGTCAAGTGCCCTCCTGACGCCTtctgccctgcaggcagcactgagcCGGCATACTGCATGGAGGTCTTTCTTTACAAAGCAGGGGACTCCTGCCAGCTGACTCCCCTGATGGTCATTCTCCTGGCCGTCTTCTCAGCAG GTGCAATCCTTGCtgtctttttaataattctgaGAAGAAGGCAAGAATATAGCAAGAAATCGTTAAAGTCTCTACTGCTACCCCGAGGCTCAGGACAACACACAACTTACGGGGGGACCGAGCACACAGAACCAGTCTATGCTGGCTGGTAG